The Planctomycetota bacterium genome includes a region encoding these proteins:
- a CDS encoding PepSY-like domain-containing protein gives MMRRYGVLMGCMVAAILFLGVAGCTGENEGAGGKAKGKEEAKVELPPAAADAVKAAFPKAKIEEVKVEEEEGVTLYEVELEQDDAEMEVEVAPDGTLVEIETEIAQKDAPEAVLQAVQAADPDAKIEEVKKIEIRAEIKKAEADKPAQLVKLDKAKIVYEAELKKDGKEGEITVAADGKVVEPLKWEEKEKGEKKEEKGE, from the coding sequence ATGATGCGACGATATGGGGTGCTGATGGGTTGCATGGTTGCTGCCATCCTGTTCCTTGGTGTCGCGGGCTGCACAGGCGAGAATGAGGGCGCCGGGGGCAAAGCCAAGGGCAAGGAAGAGGCCAAGGTCGAACTTCCTCCCGCGGCCGCCGATGCTGTCAAGGCCGCCTTCCCCAAGGCCAAGATTGAGGAAGTCAAGGTCGAAGAGGAAGAGGGCGTGACCCTCTATGAGGTTGAACTCGAGCAGGACGACGCGGAGATGGAAGTCGAGGTCGCTCCCGACGGCACGCTCGTCGAAATTGAGACCGAGATCGCCCAGAAGGACGCGCCGGAGGCCGTCCTCCAGGCGGTCCAGGCCGCCGACCCCGACGCCAAAATTGAGGAAGTTAAGAAGATTGAGATCCGCGCTGAAATCAAAAAGGCCGAGGCCGACAAGCCCGCCCAACTCGTCAAACTCGACAAGGCCAAAATCGTCTATGAGGCCGAACTGAAGAAGGACGGCAAGGAAGGCGAAATCACCGTCGCCGCCGACGGCAAGGTCGTCGAGCCCCTCAAGTGGGAAGAAAAGGAAAAGGGCGAGAAAAAAGAGGAAAAGGGCGAGTGA